The DNA region CACTTGAAACAAAAGATGGCAATCAACTTAAAGCTAAgaaaaaatctttatatatatcATGGACGTTGCTGATTAAACTTCTCCAAGGTAAGATTCagagaataatttttataaattcagaaagaaaagaaatgggaaagaagaaaaagaattggtagataagaaagaaaagaaatgggaaagaagaaaaagaactcTCTTAGCCTAAGGTATTTCTGTTATTTACAGAAGTCaactgaaacaaaaaaaaataaatgcaaaaaataaaacataactcATTACCAGGAATCagtgaacacaaaaaaaaaccattatttGTCGTCAAACGAAATCCGCACTGCACCTGCTATTGAACCTCATCCATTCTTGTAACCCAGAAAAAAGAAGATTgaggaaaaatgaaagagaggAAAAGAGAGCAAAGAGGACAAAGGAAGACAAAGGtaagagaaaaaaggaaagagagagagaggagaacaGAGAGCAGAACAAAACCTTGGACATGAACGCTTAAAACCAAAGAATAAAAGGTTCTTCTtcaagagagagaaaacaaCGAAAGCTCAAAAGTTTCTTCCACCCAGGAAACTTTGACAGTTTCAGAACAAGAAAACAATGAAGAAGCAGTGATGGTCACGATATCAAAAGGATCAAcgaaggagaaagaagagaaagtaaCCATACCCGACCCTAAACCTAAATTTTGATCCGGAGTCAAAAcgcaaagagaaagaaaaagaagcattGTCGAAATGCTTGTTGCCGATTACTTATATAAGAACCTGCAATGATGCGATTCTTTATAAAAACCTTCGCACCATTGCAGGTTTTAGGTTCCATCTtgttatataagattataaaatttagattatattattttataattttaattatttatttaattcttattatttctatatttatttattttatttattaatagataaaatttatattttaattttaaaaagacgcgttaaaaaaatttaatgaataaaaataaataatgttaacaatggaaattttttagaattataaagtaaaatttagggattaaagattcatttttattaattaaaattccactgactaaaataaataaatttaaaaataaaaaataagtaataaatgaataattaaatctattttataaagtaaaagaaGGGAAGTCACGAACGACAACTCTCTCCTCCCTGTAAGCTCTGAAGCATTACCAGCAACATCGCAAACGAACGCAGCGTAAAATTTCTTTCTTCAGCATTCGCATATCAGTAAGATTCCTACCTTCGTTTCTACTTTCTAACTTCCGCTTTTCTTCCtattcatttctttttattctgCAACTTTCAATGAATGAAGACGCACTattgttctttttttgttgacaaaatataaaaataatagcgCCTTGGATCTACGCAACTTGTTCCTGCAGATtcaaaagaaagtgaaaatgaaACATAACTTTGGTTCTATTGTACTTCAGAATATCTGTAATCTGATTATTCAAACCTTTACAGAGAGATTATGTGTCAACCAATCAGAAATCACCgctattatgatttttaaggtGGTTACTGTAAAAATCAAGAAGCTTACAATACATGGTGCTTTATGATTGGATGACAGAGTGTAAAACTGTGCATAACctattttatcttcttaatATGATAATTGGATTGCAATGCATGCGAATTTGCAGGGCTTCTGATTGTGTTCTAAGAGGATGGGGAGTGTTACTGAAGGGAAGTTGAGGTTTTGTATTGATAGAGGGGGCACGTTTACTGATGTGTATGCAGAAATCCCTGGTCAGACTGATGGGCAAGTTTTGAAGCTTCTGTCGGTTGACCCTTTGAACTATGATGATGCACCGGTGGAAGGGATACGGAGGATTCTTGAAGAATTCACTGGTGAGAAAATTCCACGCAACTCAAAGATACCCACTGAGAAGATTGAGTGGATAAGGATGGGTACAACTGTGGCAACGAATGCACTTTTAGAGCGCAAGGGAGAAAGGATTGCAGTGTGTGTGACTCGAGGCTTTCGTGATTTACTCCAGATAGGGAACCAGGCTCGCCCCAGCATATTTGACCTTACTGTGTTGAAGCCATCGAATCTCTATGAAGAAGTTGTGGAGGTTGAAGAGCGAGTTCAACTTGTTCAgtctgaggaagaagaagaaaagcagGGTGGTTCTTCATCTGTGGTTAAGGGAATTTCAGGGGAGCTTGTCAGGATTgtgaagcctcttaatgaagaaGCGCTGAAGCCAGTACTGAAAAACTTATTGGAGAAAGGAATTAGTTGTTTGGCTGTTGTTTTGATGCACTCATACACTTATCCACAACATGAACAACAGGTCAAGAAGTTAGCTTTGAGTCTGGGATTCAGACATGTTTCCATATCATCTGCTTTGAGTCCCATGGTCCGTGCTGTTCCTCGTGGTCTAACAGCTGGTGTAGATGCTTATCTGACCCCAGTTATTAAAGAATACCTATCGGGATTCATCTCCAAATTTGATGAGGGAATTGGAAAGTTGAATGTTTTGTTTATGCAATCAGATGGAGGACTTGCACCTGAGAGTACCTTCTCAGGGCACAAAGCAATTTTATCTGGTCCTGCTGGTGGAGTTGTTGGTTACTCACAAACTCTTTTTGGGCTTGAAACAGATAAGCCACTTATTGGGTTTGATATGGGGGGAACATCTACAGATGTGAGTCGGTATGCAGGTAGTTATGAGCAAGTGCTGGAAACCCAGATTGCCGGTGCCATAATTCAAGCACCTCAGCTTGACATAAACACTGTAGCTGCTGGTGGTGGTTCAAAGTTGAAGTTCCAATTTGGTACTTTTCAAGCTGGACCAGAATCAGTTGGAGCACACCCTGGTCCCGTATGTTACCGAAAAGGTGGAGAGTTGGCAATTACTGATGCTAACCTAGTTCTGGGATATGTTATTCCTGATTATTTCCCTTCTATATTTGGTCCAAATGAAGATCAGCCTCTTGATTTCAAGTCAACTAGAGGAGAATTTGAGAAGCTTGCCAGGCAAATAAATACTCACCGAAGGAATCAGGATCCATCTTCAAAAGACATGACAGTGGAAGAGATTGCACTTGGCTTTGTGGATGTTGCTAATGAGACAATGTGTCGTCCTATAAGACAGTTGACTGAAATGAAGGGCCATGAGACAAAGAACCATTCACTTGCTTGCTTTGGTGGTGCTGGACCTCAGCATGCTTGTGCTATAGCTAGGTCGTTAGGTATGAAAGAAGTGCTCATTCACAGATTTTGTGGGATCTTAAGTGCATATGGAATGGGGTTGGCAAATGTTGTGGAAGAGGCACAGGAACCTTATTCTGCAGTGTATGGAGTTGAATCTATTGTTGAGGTCTCACAACGAGAAGCTGTTTTACTTAGACAGGTAAAGCAGAAATTGCAAATTCAAGGATTTAAGGAGGAAAATATTTCAACAGAGACATATTTAAACTTGAGATATGAAGGTACAGACACTGCCATCATGGTCAAAAGACAAGTAGCTGAAGATGGAAATTTATGTGACTATGCTACTGAGTTTGTGAGATTGTTTCAACAGGAATACGGCTTTAAACTCCAGAATAGGAATATTGTTATCTGTGATGTTAGAGTTCGTGGTATAGGAGTCACCAATATATTGAGGCCACAGGCCATAGAACCTGCCCCTGGCAGTCCTATAGTTGAAGGCTACTATAAGGTTTACTTTGGGAATGGTTGGCAGGAAACACCTCTCTATAAGCTTGAAAAGCTGGGCTATGGTCATATGATGTCTGGGCCAGCAATCATCATGAATGGCAATAGCACTGTGATTGTAGAACCCAACTGTAGAGCCATTATAACCAAATACGGAAACATCAAGATTGAAATAGAGTCCCCTTTAACCAGTGTTAAAATATCAGATAAAGTTGCAGATGTTGTACAGCTCTCCATCTTCAATCACAGATTTATGGGTATAGCTGAGCAGATGGGAAGGACACTACAAAGAACTTCCATTTCAACAAATATCAAAGAACGGCTTGATTTTTCCTGTGCTCTATTTGATCCTAGTGGGGGCCTAGTTGCAAATGCACCTCATGTTCCTGTCCATCTAGGAGCTATGTCTAGTACAGTTCAGTGGCAGCTCAATTACTGGGGTGACAATTTAAATGAAGGAGATGTTTTGGTTACTAATCATCCATCAGCTGGAGGTAGCCATCTTCCTGATATAACTGTTATTACACCTGTTTTCTTCAATGGGAAGTTGGTTTTTTTTGTGGCAAATAGAGGGCATCATGCAGAGATCGGGGGTACTACCCCTGGAAGCATGCCGCCTTTTTCAAAGTCCATATTGGAGGAAGGAGCTGCCATTAAGGCATTTAAGCTTGTTGAAAAAGGTATCTTTCAAGAAGAGGGGATCATTAAACTTCTGCAGTTCCCAAGCTCTGATGGTCGAGGAAATAAGATAGCAGGAACTCGCAGGATTCAAGATAACTTGTCAGATCTGCGAGCGCAAGTAGCAGCAAATCAAAGAGGAATTTCTCTAGTTCTAGAGCTCATTGAGCAGTATGGTCTTGAAACAGTTCAGGCTTACATGAATTATGTACAGGTGAATGCAGAAGCGGCAGTAAGAGAGATGCTGAAGTCCGTTGGTCATAGAATTTCATCCAAGTCAAATGAACTGGTGACTATTGAAGAAGAGGACTACATGGATGATGGATCCATTATTCATTTGAAACTGAGCATTGATTCTAATAAAGGAGAAGCAGTTTTCGATTTTGCTGGGACAAGTTCTGAAGTTTATGGTAATTGGAATGCGCCCAAAGCTGTAACAGCTGCAGCTGTCATATACTGTGTCCGCTGTTTAGTGAACGTTGACATTCCTCTCAATCAAGGCTGTTTGGCTCCAGTGAAGATTCTTATTCCAGAAGGCTCATTTCTCTCTCCAAGTGATACTGCTGCTGTAGTAGGAGGTAATGTCCTTACATCTCAGAGGATAACTGATGTTATATTCACTGCATTTCAGGCCTGTGCTTGTTCCCAGGGATGTatgaataattttacatttggGGATGATACTTTTGGTTATTATGAAACCATTGGAGGTGGAAGTGGGGCTGGTCCTACCTGGGATGGAACCAGTGGGGTACAGTGCCACATGACAAATACAAGAATGACTGATCCTGAGATATTTGAGCAAAGATATCCAGTGATTCTGCACAAGTTTGGACTTAGAGAAAACAGTGGAGGAGATGGATTTCACAAAGGTGGTGATGGTCTTCTCCGAGAAATAGAGTTTAGGCGCCCAGTAATTGTTAGCATTCTTTCTGAGAGGCGTGTCCATGCACCAAGAGGGCTCAAGGGAGGAAAAGATGGTGCTCGTGGAGCTAACTACCTTGTAAAGAAAGATAAACGAAAGATTTATCTCGGTGGTAAGAATACAGTCGAAGTGCTTCCAGGGGAAATTCTTCAGATTTTGACTCCTGGCGGTGGCGGATGGGGTTCTCCATTGTgaagtttgttttcttttgcgAGAGAAAATTGTAGGGAGCAGCTTCATGTTTGATGTTCTGGTTACGTGGCGTCAAAAGTTGTGTTGCTATTATGGATTCATATGCGATATATCCACTCTTGCATGCacatcaataaaatttaaataattagatcTCCATCTTAATTTCTTTGTTCAATTATTAACAGAACTTTCACCCTCAACTTCAGCACACACAATTTCTTTCACAGTTTATCTCCACAAGTCTTATTGCTTcataatcttgagatttttttcctatcaaacataaaaatttgTGGAATCTTTTTTAGAGATCGGATCCCCACTCAGTGAAATAATATTTGGTTGTTGTCATTgcatttatattatgatatgcCTAAAGTTGTAAGTTTGATAGTTATTTGCCTATATAAGTTtcttactttaaaatataactaaatgaGGATACAAAAGCAACGCGTTCATTTCAACTTGGAAGTGCTCTAGATACAATGTAAAGGTGGATATCTAGCCGAGCATAACAACTTAACAAGGCTGAAAATTGTCCTTCAAGGTAATGTTTCAGCAAATGCAGCTTAGTCAAAACTTGTATTCCTATTCTCAGATTTCTTGGTTGTCTCTTGATTGAGGAAGACATGCGAAGGTGCCCATGGTGTCTCATATTCGTAGTTGAAGTGCAGGTAATACAACTAGTTACGCATACAACACTAAGCTATATTATCAATTTGAGAAATAATTGTGAATCAATTGATAGGAACAAAAACAAGTATACATTGGCACAAAACTGAATATCAAAGAACTAActgatttttttatagtttaccTTGTGGAAAAGGATATACAACTAAAAAGTTCTCCCCAGGCACAAATTCAAAAACTAGAAACAAATCAAACCAGAAGAAAACTAAAAAGTCAAACATGTAATACTACAGAGCATATCACAGCAACACCATGCTAGCACTAATTAAGTGCCATGTTTGCCTCGTTCAATTCCACCATTGGTGCACTGCAACTCCCTCATCCCTCAGCCTTCCATACAAAGCCAAGCACTCCCAATATGTTCTGCCACTCTTATTTCTCCTCCCTGTCTCCCACCATTCATTGTTGCACTAGAGGAATAGTTCATCCACTAAGCAGATTGTCTTATTCCTCATCATCTCCAACACCACACCTGCTTCAGCCTTCATCACAAcaaactcttcctccttcacaTGATTTGTTAACCATGCGGAAACATCCATGTGGTTCTGATGCAACCTGGAGACTATGAATCTAAAACATTGCACCCTTTTTGGGGTAGTCCTGCTCAAACCATTCAACCGCAGCTCTATTTTCCTCATGCAAGCCCACACCAATGAAGACTCCTCTCTTGTAACCTTCAAGAGAATCACCCAACAACTCAGGAGGTACTTAATCTTGTTTGGCTTGGCAAAATCATCCCTCGGTGGCTCAAGAAGCGCGTCCTCAAGACCCTTCAAAGCATTTCTCTTAACCCGTGTTGCCAATTGGCAAAGCTTTCTCTTTGGTGAAGAATCCACCAAGTCATTAACCAACCCAATTTTCCTCAATGCAACATCAGTAGCCTTCATACCTTATAACATACACAACTCTATAATTAGACCGTCTTAACCAGCATTAGATGTTGGGTCAATCCTCAATGGGAAAGCCACAATCCCATTAACTTTCAAAACACTATCAGCAAAAGC from Glycine soja cultivar W05 chromosome 8, ASM419377v2, whole genome shotgun sequence includes:
- the LOC114421382 gene encoding 5-oxoprolinase; protein product: MGSVTEGKLRFCIDRGGTFTDVYAEIPGQTDGQVLKLLSVDPLNYDDAPVEGIRRILEEFTGEKIPRNSKIPTEKIEWIRMGTTVATNALLERKGERIAVCVTRGFRDLLQIGNQARPSIFDLTVLKPSNLYEEVVEVEERVQLVQSEEEEEKQGGSSSVVKGISGELVRIVKPLNEEALKPVLKNLLEKGISCLAVVLMHSYTYPQHEQQVKKLALSLGFRHVSISSALSPMVRAVPRGLTAGVDAYLTPVIKEYLSGFISKFDEGIGKLNVLFMQSDGGLAPESTFSGHKAILSGPAGGVVGYSQTLFGLETDKPLIGFDMGGTSTDVSRYAGSYEQVLETQIAGAIIQAPQLDINTVAAGGGSKLKFQFGTFQAGPESVGAHPGPVCYRKGGELAITDANLVLGYVIPDYFPSIFGPNEDQPLDFKSTRGEFEKLARQINTHRRNQDPSSKDMTVEEIALGFVDVANETMCRPIRQLTEMKGHETKNHSLACFGGAGPQHACAIARSLGMKEVLIHRFCGILSAYGMGLANVVEEAQEPYSAVYGVESIVEVSQREAVLLRQVKQKLQIQGFKEENISTETYLNLRYEGTDTAIMVKRQVAEDGNLCDYATEFVRLFQQEYGFKLQNRNIVICDVRVRGIGVTNILRPQAIEPAPGSPIVEGYYKVYFGNGWQETPLYKLEKLGYGHMMSGPAIIMNGNSTVIVEPNCRAIITKYGNIKIEIESPLTSVKISDKVADVVQLSIFNHRFMGIAEQMGRTLQRTSISTNIKERLDFSCALFDPSGGLVANAPHVPVHLGAMSSTVQWQLNYWGDNLNEGDVLVTNHPSAGGSHLPDITVITPVFFNGKLVFFVANRGHHAEIGGTTPGSMPPFSKSILEEGAAIKAFKLVEKGIFQEEGIIKLLQFPSSDGRGNKIAGTRRIQDNLSDLRAQVAANQRGISLVLELIEQYGLETVQAYMNYVQVNAEAAVREMLKSVGHRISSKSNELVTIEEEDYMDDGSIIHLKLSIDSNKGEAVFDFAGTSSEVYGNWNAPKAVTAAAVIYCVRCLVNVDIPLNQGCLAPVKILIPEGSFLSPSDTAAVVGGNVLTSQRITDVIFTAFQACACSQGCMNNFTFGDDTFGYYETIGGGSGAGPTWDGTSGVQCHMTNTRMTDPEIFEQRYPVILHKFGLRENSGGDGFHKGGDGLLREIEFRRPVIVSILSERRVHAPRGLKGGKDGARGANYLVKKDKRKIYLGGKNTVEVLPGEILQILTPGGGGWGSPL